The following proteins come from a genomic window of Dermacentor albipictus isolate Rhodes 1998 colony chromosome 8, USDA_Dalb.pri_finalv2, whole genome shotgun sequence:
- the mRpL12 gene encoding large ribosomal subunit protein bL12m, which produces MSLSLALARRCGSVLSTRRHCVRAIHKRCTTPAASTVKYSTEALAQPAPSTEERHYPEKITRIVDDIAKLTLMEVADLNELLKKTLNIQETPMMAGAWAAPAAAAPQEEDEGDKIAKVQTSFTVKLVKFDDAKKIQLIKEMKNLMEGINLVQAKKFVESVPQVVKADLAKDEAEKLKASIEMAGGTCEII; this is translated from the exons ATGTCTCTTTCACTTGCCCTCGCACGTAGGTGTGGGTCGGTCCTATCGACGCGAAGGCATTGCGTCCGAGCGATTCACAAAAG ATGCACGACGCCTGCCGCATCCACCGTAAAGTACAGCACGGAGGCGCTAGCACAGCCTGCTCCGAGCACAGAGGAAAGGCATTATCCCGAGAAAATCACTCGGATAGTGGACGACATCGCCAAGCTGACGCTCATGGAAGTCGCCGACTTGAACGAACTTCTTAAG AAAACACTTAACATTCAAGAAACACCTATGATGGCTGGAGCTTGGGCAGCACCAGCGGCTGCTGCACCACAGGAG GAGGACGAAGGTGACAAAATAGCTAAGGTGCAGACGTCATTCACAGTGAAGTTGGTCAAGTTCGACGATGCAAAGAAGATCCAGCTCATCAAGGAGATGAAGAACCTCATGGAGGGCATCAACCTTGTGCAG GCCAAGAAGTTTGTGGAGAGTGTGCCCCAGGTCGTGAAAGCAGACTTGGCAAAAGACGAGGCCGAGAAGCTAAAAGCAAGTATTGAGATGGCTGGCGGCACGTGCGAGATCATCTGA
- the TBC1D16 gene encoding TBC1 domain family member 16 isoform X1 — MIIIRVKTLINNNKCGPAMRLLVCYCSCSQPYLLTTDPDRLKKEKKSKLVPRSKHGKDVCVAPRICLASDRKRRPGAASFVRQVAMTGNGFVSSTELNVADPIGGGPHARRLTSRCMPQQLKPPAADGEVVFCKNNVCVHPPVSSKNGVTHHPGYLTIKVHQDEVLGLSLRLSWIPNASLKKNPRSLENRTPCSSPCRSPSVCTSVCPSPTVHQRQFRRGSTSSGNQPAPDEGSTCHLSCDQQSISSAISDMGSPPEEQGSLDSWTASDQAEMTASTAGSPPGLPLDSSDGDLCGVGTSATVSKMPSCNDNGSVSGVDCNGSSSSAIGPEEVTAALESMISGLNQIDTGSDVGARNSEDSKTAAVKESAAMSVENGEDVPAAPERNGTAISDAPWKDAGDVGPSGDTPYGQAWHSEWNGSIDDPSSSRAKPQPESLRSMTDSGIASGPAIMVSRHSGCSSADLATCESGRSSGLVSSGSSEGPDSGQQSPFPGEDSSNQLLERLRSGSRFMLEEGTPEQLAHAHNLTFPDNASLCGRSPSRSSMTRESPCGQFSVDLGQMRSLRLLFNNRECTSGQLVIASRESQYKIFHFHHGGLERLAPVLADFDFLTRGKARKNEHCPYDHFSVSKPQVSAEECHPEEGLYSTLVDEDAWRQYMNDDGSIDDDFQLRKAIFFRGLDPRLRREAWPLLLQHYAFTTTFEEREQIRNDRFLEYQDIRKLRERMSLAEREAFWRNVECTVEKDVVRTDRTNPFYAGDNNPNIEIMKNILLNYAACNPNLGYTQGMSDLLAPVLAEIQDESEAFWCFVGLMQRTIFVSSPKDGDMDLNLEYMRELLRLMTPRFYAHLESQCEHYPDALELLFVHRWLVLCFKREFAEPEALQMWEACWARYQTDWFHLFLGVAIVALYGGDVVDQGMRPDEMLLHFSSLAGHMDGDLVLRKARGLLHQFRLLPCIPCTLAGLCELCGPGMWDSGHEPVVECRGGHGGQSCPHRGQDPVAPPSPGAGSAATANDVP, encoded by the exons ATGATTATAATTAGGGTAAAAACTCTCATTAACAATAATAAATGCGGTCCTGCTATGCGTCTGCTTGTCTGCTACTGCAGTTGTTCGCAGCCATATCTGTTGACGACCGATCCAGATaggttgaagaaagaaaaaaaaagtaagctggTGCCGCGCTCAAAGCACGGGAAAGACGTCTGCGTAGCTCCTCGCATTTGTCTGGCATCAGATCGAAAGAGACGACCAGGAGCTGCGAGCTTCGTTCGCCAAGTCGCGATGACGGGCAACGGATTTGTCAGCAGCACGGAGTTAAACGTCGCCGACCCAATTGGAGGAGGTCCCCATGCTCGCCGTCTCACTAGCAGAT GCATGCCTCAGCAGCTGAAGCCGCCCGCAGCAGACGGGGAGGTGGTCTTCTGCAAGAACAATGTGTGTGTTCATCCCCCGGTGTCATCGAAGAATGGGGTCACCCATCACCCGGGCTACCTCACCATCAAGGTGCACCAGGATGAG GTTCTCGGCCTAAGCCTGCGTCTCAGTTGGATCCCTAATGCGTCACTCAAGAAGAATCCCCGCAGCCTCGAGAACCGTACGCCATGCAGCTCGCCGTGCCGAAGCCCCAGTGTCTGCACCAGTGTGTGCCCGAGCCCCACCGTACACCAACGGCAATTTCGACGCGGCTCCACCAGTTCTGGGAACCAGCCGGCACCGGATGAAGGCTCCACGTGCCATCT gagctgtgaccaGCAGAGTATCAGCTCGGCCATCTCTGACATGGGGAGTCCGCCGGAGGAGCAAGGCAGCTTGGACTCTTGGACGGCCAGTGATCAGGCCGAGATGACGGCGTCGACAGCGGGGTCACCACCGGGGCTGCCCCTTGACTCTAGCGACGGTGACCTCTGCGGGGTAGGCACAAGTGCCACCGTGTCCAAAATGCCGAGCTGTAATGACAATGGGAGCGTGTCGGGTGTTGACTGCAACGGATCGTCGTCGTCTGCCATTGGACCAGAGGAAGTGACGGCTGCTCTGGAGTCCATGATCAGTGGCCTGAACCAGATAGACACAGGAAGTGACGTCG GGGCCAGAAATTCTGAGGATTCTAAAACTGCAGCAGTTAAAGAAAGTGCTGCGATGTCGGTGGAAAATGGAGAGGATGTGCCAGCTGCACCAGAGAGAAACGGGACGGCCATATCTGACGCACCGTGGAAAGACGCAGGAGATGTTGGACCGAGTGGCGACACACCCTACGGCCAGGCGTGGCATTCGGAATGGAATGGCAGCATTGATGAT CCGTCGAGCAGCCGGGCCAAGCCGCAGCCGGAGTCGCTTCGAAGCATGACCGATTCGGGCATTGCCTCCGGACCGGCCATCATGGTGAGCCGGCATAGTGGCTGCTCCAGCGCCGACCTGGCCACGTGCGAGTCTGGCAGGAGCAGTGGACTGGTCTCGTCGGGCTCATCTGAAGGACCGGACTCCGGGCAGCAGAGTCCTTTCCCGG GTGAAGACAGTTCAAACCAGCTTCTGGAGCGGCTACGATCTGGCTCACGCTTCATGCTGGAAGAAGGGACGCCCGAGCAGCTTGCGCATGCCCACAACCTGACCTTTCCAGACAATGCCTCTCTGTGCGGACGGAGTCCATCACGGTCATCCATGACCAGGGAGAGCCCATGTGGACAGTTCTCTGTCGACTTGG GTCAGATGCGATCGCTGCGGCTGCTGTTCAACAACCGGGAGTGCACCTCTGGCCAGCTGGTGATTGCCAGCCGTGAGAGCCAGTACAAGATCTTCCACTTCCACCACGGCGGCCTCGAGAGGCTGGCACCTGTCCTCGCAGACTTTGACTTCCTGACGAGGGGCAAGGCCAGGAAA AACGAGCACTGCCCGTACGACCACTTCTCGGTGTCCAAGCCCCAGGTCTCGGCTGAGGAGTGCCACCCCGAGGAAGGCCTGTACAGCACGCTGGTTGATGAAGACGCCTGGCGGCAGTACATGAATGACGATGGAAGCATCGACGACGACTTCCAACTGCGAAAG GCAATATTCTTCAGAGGCTTAGATCCTAGGCTACGAAGAGAGGCTTGGCCATTGCTGCTACAACATTATGCCTTCACAACAACGTTTGAAGAGCGAGAACAAATTCGTAACGACCGATTTCTCGAGTACCAGGATATTCGCAAGCTGAG AGAGCGGATGAGCCTGGCTGAGCGCGAAGCCTTCTGGCGGAACGTTGAGTGTACCGTGGAGAAGGATGTAGTGCGCACCGACCGGACCAATCCTTTCTATGCAGGCGACAACAATCCCAACATCGAGATCATGAA GAACATCCTCCTCAACTATGCGGCTTGCAACCCAAACCTGGGCTACACCCAGGGCATGTCTGATCTGCTGGCACCAGTTCTGGCTGAAATCCAAGACGAATCCGAAGCCTTTTGGTGCTTTGTGGGACTCATGCAAAGGACCATCTTTGTCAGCTCCCCCAAGGATGGCGACATGGACCTTAACCTG GAGTACATGCGGGAGCTGCTGCGGCTGATGACTCCGCGCTTCTACGCGCACCTGGAGAGCCAGTGCGAGCACTACCCAGACGCCCTGGAGCTGCTGTTCGTGCACCGCTGGCTGGTGCTGTGCTTCAAGCGCGAGTTTGCCGAGCCCGAGGCGCTGCAGATGTGGGAGGCATGCTGGGCGCGCTATCAGACCGACTGGTTCCACCTGTTCCTGGGCGTGGCCATCGTGGCCCTGTACGGGGGAGACGTCGTCGACCAGGGAATGCGTCCCGACGAGATGCTCCTCCACTTCAGCTCCCTGGCGGGACACATGGACGGCGACCTGGTGCTCCGCAAG GCACGGGGCCTCTTGCACCAGTTCCGGCTCCTGCCTTGCATACCGTGCACGCTGGCTGGCCTGTGCGAGCTGTGCGGGCCCGGCATGTGGGACAGCGGTCACGAGCCGGTCGTCGAGTGCCgcggcggccacggcggccagTCCTGTCCACACAGGGGCCAAGACCCGGTGGCACCTCCCTCGCCGGGGGCGGGGTCTGCCGCCACCGCCAATGACGTTCCCTGA
- the TBC1D16 gene encoding TBC1 domain family member 16 isoform X2, translating to MAALHTLFRRASDLFRTSSGMPQQLKPPAADGEVVFCKNNVCVHPPVSSKNGVTHHPGYLTIKVHQDEVLGLSLRLSWIPNASLKKNPRSLENRTPCSSPCRSPSVCTSVCPSPTVHQRQFRRGSTSSGNQPAPDEGSTCHLSCDQQSISSAISDMGSPPEEQGSLDSWTASDQAEMTASTAGSPPGLPLDSSDGDLCGVGTSATVSKMPSCNDNGSVSGVDCNGSSSSAIGPEEVTAALESMISGLNQIDTGSDVGARNSEDSKTAAVKESAAMSVENGEDVPAAPERNGTAISDAPWKDAGDVGPSGDTPYGQAWHSEWNGSIDDPSSSRAKPQPESLRSMTDSGIASGPAIMVSRHSGCSSADLATCESGRSSGLVSSGSSEGPDSGQQSPFPGEDSSNQLLERLRSGSRFMLEEGTPEQLAHAHNLTFPDNASLCGRSPSRSSMTRESPCGQFSVDLGQMRSLRLLFNNRECTSGQLVIASRESQYKIFHFHHGGLERLAPVLADFDFLTRGKARKNEHCPYDHFSVSKPQVSAEECHPEEGLYSTLVDEDAWRQYMNDDGSIDDDFQLRKAIFFRGLDPRLRREAWPLLLQHYAFTTTFEEREQIRNDRFLEYQDIRKLRERMSLAEREAFWRNVECTVEKDVVRTDRTNPFYAGDNNPNIEIMKNILLNYAACNPNLGYTQGMSDLLAPVLAEIQDESEAFWCFVGLMQRTIFVSSPKDGDMDLNLEYMRELLRLMTPRFYAHLESQCEHYPDALELLFVHRWLVLCFKREFAEPEALQMWEACWARYQTDWFHLFLGVAIVALYGGDVVDQGMRPDEMLLHFSSLAGHMDGDLVLRKARGLLHQFRLLPCIPCTLAGLCELCGPGMWDSGHEPVVECRGGHGGQSCPHRGQDPVAPPSPGAGSAATANDVP from the exons ATGGCTGCGCTGCACACTCTGTTTCGCCGTGCGTCCGACCTCTTTCGGACGAGCTCAGGCATGCCTCAGCAGCTGAAGCCGCCCGCAGCAGACGGGGAGGTGGTCTTCTGCAAGAACAATGTGTGTGTTCATCCCCCGGTGTCATCGAAGAATGGGGTCACCCATCACCCGGGCTACCTCACCATCAAGGTGCACCAGGATGAG GTTCTCGGCCTAAGCCTGCGTCTCAGTTGGATCCCTAATGCGTCACTCAAGAAGAATCCCCGCAGCCTCGAGAACCGTACGCCATGCAGCTCGCCGTGCCGAAGCCCCAGTGTCTGCACCAGTGTGTGCCCGAGCCCCACCGTACACCAACGGCAATTTCGACGCGGCTCCACCAGTTCTGGGAACCAGCCGGCACCGGATGAAGGCTCCACGTGCCATCT gagctgtgaccaGCAGAGTATCAGCTCGGCCATCTCTGACATGGGGAGTCCGCCGGAGGAGCAAGGCAGCTTGGACTCTTGGACGGCCAGTGATCAGGCCGAGATGACGGCGTCGACAGCGGGGTCACCACCGGGGCTGCCCCTTGACTCTAGCGACGGTGACCTCTGCGGGGTAGGCACAAGTGCCACCGTGTCCAAAATGCCGAGCTGTAATGACAATGGGAGCGTGTCGGGTGTTGACTGCAACGGATCGTCGTCGTCTGCCATTGGACCAGAGGAAGTGACGGCTGCTCTGGAGTCCATGATCAGTGGCCTGAACCAGATAGACACAGGAAGTGACGTCG GGGCCAGAAATTCTGAGGATTCTAAAACTGCAGCAGTTAAAGAAAGTGCTGCGATGTCGGTGGAAAATGGAGAGGATGTGCCAGCTGCACCAGAGAGAAACGGGACGGCCATATCTGACGCACCGTGGAAAGACGCAGGAGATGTTGGACCGAGTGGCGACACACCCTACGGCCAGGCGTGGCATTCGGAATGGAATGGCAGCATTGATGAT CCGTCGAGCAGCCGGGCCAAGCCGCAGCCGGAGTCGCTTCGAAGCATGACCGATTCGGGCATTGCCTCCGGACCGGCCATCATGGTGAGCCGGCATAGTGGCTGCTCCAGCGCCGACCTGGCCACGTGCGAGTCTGGCAGGAGCAGTGGACTGGTCTCGTCGGGCTCATCTGAAGGACCGGACTCCGGGCAGCAGAGTCCTTTCCCGG GTGAAGACAGTTCAAACCAGCTTCTGGAGCGGCTACGATCTGGCTCACGCTTCATGCTGGAAGAAGGGACGCCCGAGCAGCTTGCGCATGCCCACAACCTGACCTTTCCAGACAATGCCTCTCTGTGCGGACGGAGTCCATCACGGTCATCCATGACCAGGGAGAGCCCATGTGGACAGTTCTCTGTCGACTTGG GTCAGATGCGATCGCTGCGGCTGCTGTTCAACAACCGGGAGTGCACCTCTGGCCAGCTGGTGATTGCCAGCCGTGAGAGCCAGTACAAGATCTTCCACTTCCACCACGGCGGCCTCGAGAGGCTGGCACCTGTCCTCGCAGACTTTGACTTCCTGACGAGGGGCAAGGCCAGGAAA AACGAGCACTGCCCGTACGACCACTTCTCGGTGTCCAAGCCCCAGGTCTCGGCTGAGGAGTGCCACCCCGAGGAAGGCCTGTACAGCACGCTGGTTGATGAAGACGCCTGGCGGCAGTACATGAATGACGATGGAAGCATCGACGACGACTTCCAACTGCGAAAG GCAATATTCTTCAGAGGCTTAGATCCTAGGCTACGAAGAGAGGCTTGGCCATTGCTGCTACAACATTATGCCTTCACAACAACGTTTGAAGAGCGAGAACAAATTCGTAACGACCGATTTCTCGAGTACCAGGATATTCGCAAGCTGAG AGAGCGGATGAGCCTGGCTGAGCGCGAAGCCTTCTGGCGGAACGTTGAGTGTACCGTGGAGAAGGATGTAGTGCGCACCGACCGGACCAATCCTTTCTATGCAGGCGACAACAATCCCAACATCGAGATCATGAA GAACATCCTCCTCAACTATGCGGCTTGCAACCCAAACCTGGGCTACACCCAGGGCATGTCTGATCTGCTGGCACCAGTTCTGGCTGAAATCCAAGACGAATCCGAAGCCTTTTGGTGCTTTGTGGGACTCATGCAAAGGACCATCTTTGTCAGCTCCCCCAAGGATGGCGACATGGACCTTAACCTG GAGTACATGCGGGAGCTGCTGCGGCTGATGACTCCGCGCTTCTACGCGCACCTGGAGAGCCAGTGCGAGCACTACCCAGACGCCCTGGAGCTGCTGTTCGTGCACCGCTGGCTGGTGCTGTGCTTCAAGCGCGAGTTTGCCGAGCCCGAGGCGCTGCAGATGTGGGAGGCATGCTGGGCGCGCTATCAGACCGACTGGTTCCACCTGTTCCTGGGCGTGGCCATCGTGGCCCTGTACGGGGGAGACGTCGTCGACCAGGGAATGCGTCCCGACGAGATGCTCCTCCACTTCAGCTCCCTGGCGGGACACATGGACGGCGACCTGGTGCTCCGCAAG GCACGGGGCCTCTTGCACCAGTTCCGGCTCCTGCCTTGCATACCGTGCACGCTGGCTGGCCTGTGCGAGCTGTGCGGGCCCGGCATGTGGGACAGCGGTCACGAGCCGGTCGTCGAGTGCCgcggcggccacggcggccagTCCTGTCCACACAGGGGCCAAGACCCGGTGGCACCTCCCTCGCCGGGGGCGGGGTCTGCCGCCACCGCCAATGACGTTCCCTGA
- the LOC139049128 gene encoding uncharacterized protein has protein sequence MVKFHLPSALARNAWRAFNVGLFLIVIGMVPLLLSITSRTRLDVVFLAGLGLVCVGGTLFLASSCVAVCDHVQSVARPTPGDDVVVDGGGEPVWTIDAPPSYEEAVATIQLSPSSPSVHDATAPPVVTIAGSVAVSVTDAVAASNASDTAKAKCLILTVPGPKSSVC, from the coding sequence ATGGTCAAGTTCCACCTGCCTTCGGCGCTGGCGCGAAACGCCTGGCGCGCCTTCAACGTGGGCCTCTTCCTCATCGTCATCGGCATGGTTCCGCTCCTGCTGAGCATCACTTCGCGGACGCGGCTAGACGTGGTCTTCTTGGCCGGCCTAGGCCTAGTCTGCGTCGGGGGCACGCTGTTCCTGGCCTCTTCCTGCGTAGCCGTCTGCGACCACGTGCAGAGCGTCGCGCGGCCAACGCCGGGTGACGACGTCGTGGTCGACGGCGGCGGAGAGCCGGTGTGGACCATCGATGCACCGCCCAGCTACGAAGAGGCGGTGGCCACGATCCAGCTTAGTCCGTCGAGTCCCAGCGTCCACGATGCAACGGCGCCGCCCGTTGTGACCATTGCGGGCAGCGTGGCCGTTTCCGTGACTGACGCCGTTGCCGCTTCGAACGCTTCGGATACGGCGAAAGCGAAATGCTTGATACTAACAGTGCCCGGACCAAAGTCTTCCGTGTGTTAG